In Aegilops tauschii subsp. strangulata cultivar AL8/78 chromosome 3, Aet v6.0, whole genome shotgun sequence, one genomic interval encodes:
- the LOC109771728 gene encoding WRKY DNA-binding transcription factor 70-like, giving the protein MQTQSRLIMNPNGGVAGYESAAADEQHEAVLRELTHGHQLTAHLQAEALGALRGQGQAEATAAFILQEVSRAFSVCINIMGGSAPAATPTTPPPEEAAVVATGAASARRPRDDGVPRKVTVTSSPYSDGYQWRKYGQKRIMRTSFPRCYYRCCYHRERSCPATKLVQQQPQQQHSDGDQTMYTVTYVHEHTCHNMAPAEPEAAARSSTPDPLGFSAGMQPRQQQRGGAGLDRGSKEELERQALVSSLACVLQGHHQSYPGSGAGTPDGSPSQGRAGDGPSASGLSLDTSDDLGLDIMDYGVTDALYFAASSSYGPGGDGMIP; this is encoded by the exons ATGCAGACGCAGTCCCGTCTCATCATGAACCCcaacggcggcgtcgccggctaCGAGTCCGCGGCGGCCGACGAGCAGCACGAGGCGGTGCTGAGGGAGCTGACGCACGGGCACCAGCTGACGgcgcacctgcaggcggaggcgCTGGGGGCGCTGCGCGGCCAGGGCCAGGCCGAGGCCACCGCCGCATTCATCCTGCAGGAGGTGTCCCGCGCCTTCTCCGTCTGCATCAACATCATGGGCGGCTCCGCCCCGGCCGCGACCCCGACCACGCCGCCACCGGAAGAGGCGGCCGTCGTTGCCACCGGCGCCGCGAGCGCGCGCCGTCCTAGAGATGACGGCGTCCCTAGAAA AGTAACAGTGACTTCCTCGCCGTACTCCGACGGGTACCAATGGAGGAAATACGGCCAGAAGAGGATCATGAGGACAAGCTTCCCAAG GTGCTACTACCGATGCTGCTACCATCGCGAGCGCAGCTGCCCGGCCACGAAGCTCGTGCAGCAGCAGCCGCAGCAGCAGCACAGCGACGGCGACCAGACGATGTACACCGTCACCTACGTCCACGAGCACACGTGCCACAACATGGCGCCGGCCGAGCCCGAGGCGGCGGCACGTAGCTCCACGCCCGACCCGCTCGGCTTCTCAGCCGGGATGCAGCCGAGGCAGCAGcagcggggcggcgccggcctgGACCGCGGCTCCAAGGAGGAGCTCGAGCGGCAGGCGCTCGTGTCATCCCTCGCCTGCGTGCTGCAGGGCCACCACCAGAGCTACCCCGGGTCCGGGGCCGGCACGCCGGACGGATCGCCCTCGCAGGGCCGCGCCGGCGACGGCCCGTCTGCGTCCGGCCTTTCGCTCGATACGTCTGACGACTTGGGGTTGGACATCATGGACTACGGCGTGACGGACGCGCTGTATTTCGCTGCGTCCTCATCGTATGGCCCAGGCGGCGACGGCATGATTCCTTGA